A genomic region of Exiguobacterium sp. Helios contains the following coding sequences:
- a CDS encoding sensor histidine kinase, producing MKSIRTRLIRLVVLAILIPTTLATSASYLYVRNQNVEQAERSSLSALKRGSNQISHYMEDIRRLPTSLYANRSLLNIMNVGADAELSESEGVISRALLGLFLSRQDIEQLHFVILKGNSEYSVYNMKTSSRGKFDWLQETDYFRLMKQKNGWLIDPAHQITAYNTHTMILDDKQIVSFRYRINRVETDEPLGFLSVDIPTSVFEQQLKLFENFPGESLWLLNGNQLIAKTGKELPVTNDRFTGKSGSMRVGDSFIVYAKTKTQGVPITLVKTTPYASVVKSANETALILILIGIGSLVLMIIAASLVALEITKPIKQLTANVWRVEQGDLSAQFIATTNDEIGLLNRQFQRMIQRIDRLIKREYRLALENRTNELRALQSQLNPHFLFNALQSIGTTTLQGDRKVAYRSITGLSQMMRYSMNNEQTIVTLKQEVDHLQSYMRLQQQRFPDRFRYIVDVPWHMNSIEVPKMILQPFAENYFKHAFNQQVDATENYLAYKVRSDGDQLIIQVENSGAVMESTELKSIDQTMRMHRRPEDRQTSGIGLHNIYERLLIFYGEEASMILQSPTEGGFRIVIRIPVEQEEL from the coding sequence ATGAAGAGCATCCGAACACGTTTGATCCGACTTGTCGTCTTAGCGATTCTGATTCCGACGACGCTTGCTACATCAGCTTCTTATCTCTATGTACGGAATCAAAATGTGGAGCAGGCGGAACGTTCAAGCTTGAGCGCTTTGAAAAGAGGAAGCAACCAAATCAGTCATTATATGGAAGATATAAGACGATTACCGACAAGTTTGTATGCGAATCGCTCCTTACTCAATATTATGAATGTCGGGGCGGATGCTGAGCTCAGTGAATCGGAGGGTGTGATTTCACGGGCGCTTCTCGGACTCTTTTTATCCAGACAAGATATTGAGCAGCTTCACTTTGTCATCTTAAAAGGAAACTCGGAGTACTCGGTTTATAACATGAAGACATCCAGCCGGGGGAAGTTTGATTGGTTACAGGAGACCGACTACTTTCGTTTGATGAAACAAAAAAACGGCTGGTTGATTGATCCGGCACATCAGATTACTGCCTATAATACACATACGATGATTTTGGATGACAAACAGATCGTCAGCTTCCGTTACCGGATCAATCGTGTGGAAACAGATGAACCGCTTGGATTTCTTTCTGTCGACATTCCAACGAGTGTCTTTGAACAGCAATTAAAGCTGTTTGAAAACTTCCCCGGTGAATCGCTTTGGCTGTTGAATGGAAATCAATTGATTGCCAAGACGGGAAAAGAGCTTCCGGTCACGAATGACCGATTTACAGGTAAAAGTGGCAGCATGCGGGTCGGGGACTCCTTCATCGTTTATGCCAAAACGAAAACACAGGGTGTTCCTATCACACTTGTTAAGACGACGCCATACGCCTCTGTCGTCAAAAGTGCTAATGAAACAGCTCTGATTTTAATTTTGATCGGAATTGGCTCGTTAGTCTTGATGATTATTGCAGCAAGTCTCGTGGCACTTGAAATCACAAAGCCGATTAAACAGCTGACAGCAAACGTGTGGCGTGTCGAACAAGGCGATTTATCGGCTCAATTCATTGCGACAACCAATGATGAGATTGGATTGCTGAATCGGCAGTTCCAGCGGATGATTCAACGAATCGACCGGCTGATCAAACGTGAATACCGTTTGGCACTGGAAAACCGGACGAATGAATTGCGGGCCTTACAATCCCAGTTGAATCCGCATTTTTTGTTTAATGCCTTGCAATCAATCGGGACGACGACGTTACAGGGCGACCGAAAAGTTGCATATCGTTCGATTACAGGACTTTCGCAAATGATGCGTTATTCGATGAATAATGAACAGACAATTGTGACGTTGAAGCAGGAAGTCGATCATCTTCAGTCCTATATGCGTCTTCAGCAGCAACGCTTTCCCGATCGATTCCGCTACATCGTTGATGTGCCGTGGCACATGAATTCGATTGAAGTCCCGAAAATGATTTTACAACCCTTTGCTGAAAATTATTTTAAGCATGCGTTTAATCAACAGGTAGATGCAACCGAAAACTATCTCGCCTATAAAGTCAGAAGTGACGGGGATCAACTGATCATTCAAGTCGAAAACAGCGGGGCAGTCATGGAATCGACGGAACTGAAAAGTATTGATCAAACGATGCGGATGCACCGTCGGCCGGAAGACCGTCAAACATCCGGGATCGGTCTACACAATATCTACGAACGTCTATTAATCTTTTATGGAGAGGAAGCCAGTATGATCCTGCAGTCTCCAACTGAAGGTGGTTTTAGAATCGTCATTCGAATTCCCGTTGAACAGGAGGAACTATGA
- a CDS encoding helix-turn-helix domain-containing protein — MNVLIVDDEKHVRDAVKLLGEWDTWQVDNIFEADDGVTAKRFLEQEKIDLMLTDVEMPGLDGLSLLEWTKNHHPKVVTIVLTGYDDYTYMRRAILHQSFDYLLKPIDPDILNDAVGRAMELIGPVPEQGEAIDQIAKYIATHYAEELTLQLMSERFYLSREYISRRFKQRFSVNLSDYIQTIRLNRAKELLGETDARIYEIALEVGYHDDKYFRKVFKKQFGMTPNEFRELLSV; from the coding sequence ATGAATGTATTGATCGTAGACGACGAAAAACATGTTCGTGATGCCGTTAAATTGCTTGGCGAGTGGGATACATGGCAGGTAGACAACATCTTTGAAGCGGATGACGGAGTCACTGCCAAACGTTTTTTGGAACAGGAAAAAATCGATTTGATGTTAACAGATGTCGAAATGCCCGGACTGGACGGACTAAGTTTACTCGAATGGACAAAAAATCATCATCCAAAGGTCGTCACGATTGTATTGACAGGGTATGATGATTATACGTATATGCGTCGTGCGATTTTGCATCAATCGTTTGATTACTTACTCAAGCCAATCGATCCTGATATTTTAAACGATGCTGTCGGGCGTGCGATGGAATTGATAGGTCCTGTTCCGGAACAAGGAGAAGCGATTGATCAGATTGCGAAGTACATTGCGACACACTATGCGGAAGAACTAACGCTTCAACTCATGAGCGAACGCTTTTACTTAAGCCGGGAATACATTTCAAGACGATTCAAACAACGTTTTTCGGTCAATCTATCGGATTATATTCAAACGATCCGTTTAAATCGGGCGAAGGAATTGTTGGGTGAGACGGATGCTCGAATCTACGAGATCGCGCTTGAAGTCGGATACCATGATGATAAATATTTTCGGAAAGTCTTTAAAAAGCAGTTTGGAATGACTCCAAATGAGTTCCGGGAGTTGTTGTCGGTTTAG
- the deoD gene encoding purine-nucleoside phosphorylase: MSVHINATEGQIAETVLLPGDPLRAKYIADTFLEDVVLYNEVRGMYGFTGTYKGKKVSVQGTGMGVPSMSIYANELIQSYGAKNLIRVGTAGGITPDVKVRDVVIAMSASHDMAQNRVRFNGLDYAPTASFDLLHKAYMTAKEHGIDAKVGQIFTTDQFYQDDFHHFKKWADFGCLAIEMEAAGLYTLAAKHKVNALTILTISDHLLTGEETTSEERQTTFNDMMKVALETAIQL, encoded by the coding sequence ATGAGCGTACACATTAACGCAACAGAAGGTCAGATTGCAGAAACCGTATTACTTCCAGGAGATCCACTTCGTGCAAAATACATTGCCGATACATTTTTAGAGGACGTCGTTTTGTATAACGAAGTTCGCGGAATGTATGGTTTTACAGGAACGTATAAAGGTAAAAAAGTTTCTGTTCAAGGAACAGGGATGGGTGTCCCGTCGATGTCGATTTATGCAAACGAATTAATCCAATCATACGGAGCTAAAAACCTGATTCGTGTCGGTACTGCCGGCGGGATCACGCCGGACGTCAAAGTCCGCGACGTCGTCATCGCGATGAGTGCGTCACACGATATGGCACAAAACCGGGTTCGGTTCAACGGACTGGATTATGCGCCGACAGCATCGTTTGACTTATTGCACAAAGCTTATATGACAGCGAAAGAACACGGCATCGATGCAAAAGTCGGTCAAATCTTCACGACCGATCAATTTTACCAAGATGATTTCCACCACTTCAAAAAATGGGCGGACTTCGGTTGCCTCGCAATCGAGATGGAAGCGGCAGGTCTCTACACACTCGCTGCAAAACATAAAGTCAACGCCTTGACGATCTTAACGATTTCCGATCACTTGTTGACGGGTGAAGAGACGACGTCGGAAGAACGTCAAACGACGTTTAACGACATGATGAAAGTCGCACTTGAAACAGCAATCCAACTGTAA
- a CDS encoding aldehyde dehydrogenase translates to MGLTTTGLDVARQVEVQRTFFKTGATRSIAFRLSMLTFLKQAIETHEAAIYDALKVDLNKGRQDAFTTEIGFVYGEINRMEKQLRRLAKPRRVGTPLLHFGSKSEIRFEPYGNVLVIAPWNYPFQLALAPVVGAIAAGNTVVLKPSELTPNVSRVLREVFETAFHERFGVVIEGDAEVSTAVLEEKFDYIFFTGSTRVGKIVHQAAAKHLTPVTLELGGKSPTIVHKDADLRLAAKRIAWGKWLNAGQTCIAPDYVFVHRDVQETFLRYIEEEAFSQYGNGVGVGSYVKIVSDSHLERLTGYLDQGDIEFGGQVNPETRKMAPTVMTNVPLDSKLMQEEIFGPILPVLVYDEIEDVITFVTDRDKPLALYLFTENDFVKERVLNRISFGGGCVNDTLMHVAQHNLPFGGVGASGIGGYHGKYSFETFSHQKGLVHNTTKFDLPFRYMRSNTDSKWMRFLL, encoded by the coding sequence ATGGGATTGACGACAACGGGATTAGATGTAGCACGTCAGGTCGAGGTACAACGGACTTTTTTCAAGACAGGCGCAACAAGAAGCATTGCTTTTCGTTTAAGTATGTTGACGTTCTTGAAACAAGCGATTGAAACGCATGAAGCAGCCATTTACGATGCCTTGAAAGTCGACTTGAATAAAGGGCGTCAAGACGCTTTTACGACAGAAATCGGTTTTGTCTACGGCGAAATCAATCGGATGGAAAAACAATTGCGCCGTCTTGCAAAGCCGCGCCGTGTGGGGACGCCATTGTTGCATTTTGGCTCGAAAAGTGAAATCCGTTTCGAACCGTACGGAAACGTTCTTGTCATCGCACCTTGGAATTATCCTTTCCAACTTGCCCTTGCACCTGTCGTAGGCGCGATTGCAGCGGGGAATACCGTCGTTTTGAAACCTTCGGAATTAACGCCAAACGTCTCACGTGTGCTACGCGAAGTCTTTGAGACGGCCTTCCATGAACGTTTTGGTGTCGTAATCGAAGGTGATGCGGAAGTGAGTACAGCAGTGTTAGAAGAAAAGTTTGATTACATCTTTTTTACGGGTTCGACACGCGTCGGAAAAATTGTTCATCAGGCGGCAGCGAAACACCTGACACCGGTCACACTTGAACTCGGCGGTAAGTCTCCGACGATTGTCCACAAGGATGCAGACTTAAGACTCGCGGCGAAACGGATTGCCTGGGGCAAATGGTTAAATGCCGGACAAACATGTATCGCACCGGATTATGTTTTTGTTCATCGGGATGTACAAGAAACATTCCTGCGTTATATCGAGGAAGAAGCATTTTCACAGTATGGAAATGGGGTGGGAGTTGGATCATACGTCAAAATTGTATCCGACAGTCACTTGGAACGCTTGACGGGCTATCTCGATCAGGGAGACATTGAATTCGGCGGACAAGTCAATCCGGAAACAAGAAAAATGGCTCCGACCGTCATGACGAACGTTCCTCTTGATTCGAAATTGATGCAAGAAGAAATTTTCGGTCCGATTTTGCCGGTTCTTGTATATGATGAAATTGAAGATGTCATCACATTTGTCACAGACCGTGATAAACCACTTGCACTCTATTTGTTCACAGAAAATGACTTCGTCAAGGAACGTGTCCTGAACCGGATTTCCTTTGGTGGCGGTTGTGTGAATGATACGCTCATGCATGTCGCACAGCATAACTTACCGTTTGGTGGTGTCGGTGCCAGCGGGATTGGTGGATATCATGGCAAGTACAGCTTTGAAACGTTCAGCCATCAAAAAGGCCTTGTGCACAATACGACGAAGTTTGATTTACCATTCCGTTATATGCGTTCAAATACTGATTCCAAATGGATGCGCTTTTTGTTATGA
- a CDS encoding CDP-glycerol glycerophosphotransferase family protein yields the protein MKRQLRQWIKKTKLVETGLHLVMRLFACLPVHPNRFLFESFLGKQYSDNPRAIYEALKQEHPELELIFSKDRQSVLTDPTVQTVNRMTIRWIYLLATSRVWISNSRLPSWLFKRKGTIYLQTWHGTPLKKLALDMDDVQMANTTTKRYKRDFAREASKWDFLISPNAYSSRIFRRAFHFSGEMLEVGYPRNDVFYQTERHPEIVERVYSRYQIDRTKKIILYAPTWRDNEYVAQGSYSFTLPFSLEQFEKRFGAEYTLLIRMHYLVADQVDTSAYLSVHNASDYPDISDLYIAADAMITDYSSVMFDYAHLKRPMIFYTYDLEHYRDQLRGFYFDFEQEAPGPLVLQQARLFEEIDRLHEWSNRYGAKFAAFEKKFCQWDDGTASLQAYQRLLQPVSNQHKGELS from the coding sequence TTGAAACGTCAATTACGTCAGTGGATCAAGAAAACTAAACTGGTCGAAACGGGATTGCACCTCGTGATGCGGTTGTTTGCTTGTTTGCCGGTTCACCCAAATCGCTTCCTTTTCGAAAGCTTTTTAGGAAAACAATACAGCGACAATCCACGTGCCATTTATGAAGCGTTAAAACAAGAACATCCGGAACTTGAGTTGATTTTCAGTAAAGATCGACAGAGTGTATTAACGGATCCGACGGTGCAGACAGTCAATCGAATGACGATTCGCTGGATTTATCTGCTCGCTACATCGCGCGTCTGGATTTCTAACAGCAGGCTTCCCTCTTGGTTGTTCAAACGAAAAGGGACCATCTATTTACAGACGTGGCATGGAACGCCGTTAAAGAAGCTGGCACTCGACATGGATGATGTGCAGATGGCCAATACGACGACAAAACGCTATAAGCGTGACTTTGCGCGTGAAGCATCAAAGTGGGATTTTTTGATTTCACCGAATGCCTATTCAAGTCGGATTTTTCGACGGGCCTTTCATTTTTCAGGTGAAATGCTTGAAGTCGGTTATCCACGCAATGATGTGTTTTACCAGACGGAACGGCATCCGGAAATCGTCGAACGGGTTTATTCGCGGTATCAAATTGATCGGACTAAGAAAATCATTCTGTATGCGCCGACCTGGCGAGACAACGAGTACGTGGCACAAGGATCGTATTCCTTTACGTTGCCATTTTCGTTGGAACAGTTCGAAAAACGGTTTGGTGCTGAATATACGTTGCTGATCCGGATGCATTATTTAGTAGCGGATCAAGTGGATACGTCAGCTTATCTATCTGTCCACAACGCTTCGGATTACCCGGATATTTCAGATTTATATATCGCAGCAGATGCTATGATTACAGATTATTCATCCGTCATGTTTGACTATGCTCATCTGAAACGACCGATGATTTTTTACACGTATGATTTAGAACATTATCGGGATCAACTGCGCGGATTCTATTTTGACTTTGAGCAGGAAGCACCGGGTCCGCTCGTTTTACAACAAGCACGATTATTTGAAGAGATTGATCGGTTGCATGAATGGAGTAATCGATATGGCGCAAAATTTGCTGCATTTGAAAAGAAATTTTGTCAATGGGATGACGGAACAGCGTCTTTACAAGCCTATCAACGTCTTTTGCAACCTGTCAGCAATCAGCATAAAGGAGAATTATCATGA
- the tagD gene encoding glycerol-3-phosphate cytidylyltransferase, with translation MKKVITYGTFDLLHWGHINILKRAKEMGDYLVVAISTDEFNRLKHKESYHSFENRKLILESIRYVDEVIAENNWDQKITDVQEHQIDTFVMGDDWAGEFDFLKEYCEVVYLSRTEGISTSQIKTELGKGS, from the coding sequence ATGAAAAAAGTCATCACGTACGGCACATTTGATTTACTGCATTGGGGTCACATCAACATCCTCAAACGCGCAAAGGAAATGGGCGATTATTTAGTCGTCGCGATTTCGACGGACGAGTTCAATCGATTGAAACATAAAGAATCGTATCACAGCTTCGAAAACCGTAAATTGATTTTGGAATCAATTCGTTACGTTGACGAAGTCATTGCGGAAAACAATTGGGATCAGAAAATCACCGATGTACAAGAACATCAAATCGATACATTTGTCATGGGAGATGACTGGGCCGGTGAATTCGATTTCTTGAAAGAATATTGTGAAGTCGTTTATCTCAGTCGGACGGAAGGTATTTCGACAAGCCAGATCAAAACGGAGTTAGGAAAAGGTTCGTGA
- a CDS encoding CDP-glycerol glycerophosphotransferase family protein, with translation MRESIVQIYLLLFRIFYRIFCLLPVRPVTLFWVTYGDNVKPINDALLTEFPNEKRYLIYDKKFVKYPEAWSAEYALPYRRLSFIRLAYLLATSKHHFIDNYIGEYSVAPIRQGTKRIQLWHAAGTLKKFGLTSSKSLMVPKHVLRRFKRVYQRYGDFIVPGGACAKQFMGPHDLPRTVFKTFGVPRTDYWFDEQHQHTKKKLHDAYVKQERRILLYAPTYREYNGMEGQTVRQLEQLTDQGWTILVKLHPTVRSMFTHQKKHVHFVTDEYSINDYLLITDVLITDYSSIPFESCLLDVPTILYTPDIDTYRQIPGIIDSYPDPLPVTCTNQFDVILNWINSDAALEESRTAMEKFKTVWYTEQPGQATRRIVDHYYRKVR, from the coding sequence GTGAGAGAGAGTATCGTGCAAATCTACTTGCTGCTTTTCCGGATTTTCTATCGAATCTTCTGCTTGTTACCTGTGAGACCCGTGACGCTCTTTTGGGTCACTTACGGTGATAATGTGAAACCGATCAATGATGCGCTCCTGACGGAATTTCCGAACGAAAAACGGTATTTGATTTATGATAAAAAATTTGTGAAATATCCGGAAGCATGGTCGGCGGAATATGCATTGCCTTATCGCAGACTGAGTTTTATTCGGCTGGCGTACCTTCTTGCAACATCGAAGCATCATTTCATCGATAACTATATCGGCGAATATAGTGTCGCCCCGATTCGTCAGGGAACAAAACGGATCCAGTTATGGCATGCTGCAGGGACACTAAAGAAATTCGGTTTGACGTCATCAAAGAGTTTGATGGTACCGAAGCATGTCCTGCGACGTTTCAAACGGGTGTACCAGCGTTATGGGGACTTCATCGTACCGGGAGGAGCTTGCGCGAAACAATTCATGGGACCACATGATCTTCCGCGGACAGTCTTCAAAACATTTGGTGTGCCCCGGACAGATTACTGGTTTGACGAACAACATCAACACACCAAAAAAAAACTTCACGATGCTTACGTCAAACAGGAACGTCGTATTCTATTGTATGCGCCAACCTACCGGGAATATAATGGAATGGAAGGACAGACTGTCCGCCAACTCGAACAATTGACCGATCAAGGATGGACAATTCTTGTCAAATTACATCCGACGGTCCGTTCGATGTTCACACATCAAAAAAAACATGTGCACTTCGTTACGGACGAATATTCAATCAATGATTACTTACTCATCACCGATGTATTGATCACCGATTATTCCTCGATTCCTTTTGAAAGTTGTCTGCTGGATGTTCCAACCATTCTTTACACACCAGATATCGACACGTACCGGCAGATTCCGGGTATCATCGATTCCTATCCGGACCCGTTACCGGTTACTTGCACAAATCAATTTGATGTTATATTGAACTGGATTAATTCGGATGCAGCGCTAGAAGAAAGCCGGACAGCGATGGAAAAATTCAAAACAGTCTGGTATACGGAACAACCTGGACAAGCGACACGTCGGATTGTCGATCATTACTACCGGAAAGTACGTTGA
- a CDS encoding Crp/Fnr family transcriptional regulator: protein MLACGTTEANTFVLSAETRMILEDFMTEVTFKKDSIVCWEGELNDKLFYVKQGGVKLSKLTKKGSPLMMFLYFKGDLFGEFDVGEAFPSSYSVETMEDSVLGVISKTKLEELMKQDGVFALEIMRWQALMRKQSETKLRDLLLFGKQGALASTLLRLIAMHGKQVGEDYVISKRPSDSELGQLIGAPRETVNRMFSQWKKDKVISSTTTKIIVHDANYLRDLCHCEGCPVGVCRI, encoded by the coding sequence ATGCTTGCTTGCGGAACAACAGAAGCCAATACGTTTGTCTTATCAGCAGAGACACGAATGATACTGGAAGACTTCATGACAGAGGTGACGTTTAAAAAGGATTCAATCGTTTGTTGGGAAGGTGAGTTAAACGATAAGTTGTTTTATGTGAAGCAAGGCGGTGTCAAACTGTCTAAACTGACGAAAAAAGGCAGCCCTTTAATGATGTTTTTATACTTTAAGGGTGATTTGTTCGGTGAGTTTGATGTCGGCGAAGCATTTCCAAGTTCTTATAGCGTTGAAACAATGGAAGACAGTGTCCTGGGTGTCATTTCGAAAACGAAGCTTGAGGAATTGATGAAGCAGGACGGTGTATTTGCCTTAGAAATCATGCGTTGGCAAGCCTTGATGCGAAAGCAGTCCGAAACGAAACTGCGTGACCTGTTGTTGTTTGGGAAACAAGGTGCACTGGCCTCGACCTTACTCCGGTTGATTGCCATGCATGGAAAACAGGTTGGGGAAGACTATGTCATTTCCAAACGACCATCCGATAGCGAACTCGGTCAGTTGATCGGGGCGCCGCGCGAAACGGTCAATCGCATGTTTTCCCAGTGGAAAAAAGACAAGGTCATTTCATCAACGACGACTAAAATCATCGTCCATGATGCTAACTATTTGAGAGATTTATGCCATTGTGAAGGATGTCCGGTAGGTGTATGCCGGATTTAA
- a CDS encoding cytochrome c oxidase subunit II — protein MHIHRLEKIWLVFGCVMLAVFLVIIGISAFASGNQPPSDATLIDPTQVDQTKPFDKPGLKKIDENRYEAVMVSQAFQFTPQDMVIKKGATVDFLVTSKDVVHGFEIVKTNVNMMVVPGHINSIEYTFKKAGEYLIVCNEYCGSGHHMMSTKIKVVE, from the coding sequence ATGCACATTCATCGTTTGGAGAAAATTTGGTTAGTATTTGGTTGTGTGATGTTAGCCGTTTTTTTAGTCATCATTGGTATTTCTGCTTTTGCATCCGGCAATCAACCGCCGTCTGACGCTACATTAATTGATCCGACACAAGTGGATCAGACCAAACCATTTGATAAACCGGGGTTGAAAAAAATTGACGAAAACCGCTATGAAGCAGTCATGGTGTCGCAAGCGTTTCAGTTCACGCCACAAGATATGGTAATTAAAAAAGGGGCAACGGTAGACTTTCTCGTGACGTCAAAAGATGTCGTTCACGGTTTTGAAATCGTAAAGACAAATGTCAACATGATGGTCGTACCCGGTCATATCAATTCAATCGAATATACCTTTAAAAAAGCCGGAGAGTATTTGATTGTCTGTAATGAGTATTGCGGAAGCGGTCACCATATGATGTCGACAAAAATTAAGGTGGTGGAGTAA
- a CDS encoding b(o/a)3-type cytochrome-c oxidase subunit 1 yields the protein MNAISRKLKEFEMERGMPATAIGLKEAKLAFAHVSFSLVALLIGGLCGLLQTLVRTGVIPEIAGVGYYELLTAHGLMLAIVFTTLFIFGLLFSFLGQSFGRFEEFPRRLGWVGFWFMMLGVVLVTWMVLAGEASVLYTFYAPLKAHPVFYIGLVIFVVGTWISSGAMFRMYADYKREHKGVHPPLQAYMSIMTVLLWVVATLGVAATILFQLLPLSLGWTDKVGIELSRTLFWYFGHPLVYFWLLPAYIVWYTVIPKIVGGKIFSDALARMSFLLFLLFSFPVGFHHQLLEPGISAFWKYIQVVLTFLVIIPSLMTAFSMFATFELAGRRQGATGLFGWIKKMPYRDVRFLAPFVGMLFFIPAGAGGVINASHQLNIVVHNTLWVTGHFHITVGAAVALTFFGTAYWLVPLLRGRTLTKQLNRIGLIQTMLWTVGMLFMSTAMHISGLLGNPRRTGPAAYFKDSLVADWIPYHVAMAIGGTILFLSILLFLFAMFQLAFRAPKGMEEFPVAETEKAAMQTPLFFENWKLWIFVTFALIAFAYTVPIWHMIENAPPGAPGWKLW from the coding sequence ATGAATGCCATTTCGAGAAAATTAAAAGAATTTGAGATGGAGCGGGGAATGCCGGCGACGGCAATTGGCTTAAAAGAAGCGAAACTGGCTTTTGCCCATGTCAGCTTTTCGCTCGTCGCCTTGTTGATTGGCGGGTTATGCGGGTTACTGCAGACACTCGTGCGGACCGGTGTGATTCCGGAAATTGCAGGCGTCGGCTATTATGAATTATTGACGGCCCACGGGTTGATGCTGGCGATTGTATTTACGACATTATTTATTTTTGGCTTACTATTTTCTTTTTTAGGACAATCGTTTGGGCGTTTCGAAGAATTTCCAAGACGGCTCGGTTGGGTCGGATTTTGGTTTATGATGCTTGGTGTCGTCCTCGTCACATGGATGGTCCTCGCAGGAGAAGCTTCTGTTTTATATACCTTTTATGCACCATTGAAGGCTCACCCGGTGTTTTATATCGGACTTGTCATCTTTGTTGTCGGAACGTGGATTTCTTCCGGTGCGATGTTCCGGATGTACGCGGACTATAAACGGGAGCACAAAGGTGTTCATCCACCGCTTCAGGCATACATGAGTATCATGACGGTATTGTTATGGGTCGTCGCGACACTCGGAGTCGCTGCTACGATTTTGTTTCAACTCTTACCGTTGTCACTCGGTTGGACGGATAAAGTCGGAATTGAGTTGTCACGCACGCTCTTTTGGTACTTTGGTCATCCGCTTGTATATTTTTGGCTGTTGCCGGCATATATCGTCTGGTACACCGTGATTCCGAAAATCGTCGGCGGAAAGATTTTTTCAGATGCATTGGCCCGGATGTCCTTTTTATTATTTTTACTGTTTTCCTTCCCTGTCGGATTCCATCATCAATTGTTGGAACCGGGTATCTCAGCCTTTTGGAAATACATTCAGGTCGTCCTCACGTTTTTGGTCATCATCCCGTCACTCATGACAGCCTTCTCGATGTTTGCGACTTTTGAACTGGCAGGGCGGCGTCAAGGCGCAACCGGACTGTTCGGCTGGATCAAGAAGATGCCGTACCGGGATGTCCGCTTTTTAGCACCGTTTGTCGGAATGTTATTTTTCATTCCGGCGGGAGCAGGTGGAGTCATCAATGCGTCGCATCAATTAAACATTGTTGTCCACAACACACTGTGGGTGACCGGTCATTTTCATATCACGGTCGGAGCTGCCGTTGCCTTAACGTTTTTTGGAACTGCCTATTGGTTGGTCCCCTTGCTCAGAGGACGGACGCTGACGAAACAACTCAACCGGATCGGACTGATCCAAACGATGTTGTGGACGGTCGGTATGCTGTTCATGTCGACAGCGATGCATATTTCAGGGTTACTCGGTAATCCGAGACGAACAGGTCCGGCAGCTTACTTCAAAGATTCGCTTGTTGCCGACTGGATTCCGTATCATGTTGCGATGGCAATTGGCGGAACGATTTTATTCCTTTCCATTCTGTTGTTCTTATTTGCGATGTTCCAACTCGCTTTCCGGGCACCGAAAGGCATGGAAGAGTTCCCGGTTGCTGAAACAGAAAAAGCAGCGATGCAAACACCGCTGTTCTTCGAAAATTGGAAGCTTTGGATTTTCGTGACGTTTGCGTTAATTGCATTTGCCTATACGGTTCCAATTTGGCATATGATTGAGAATGCGCCGCCTGGAGCACCAGGCTGGAAATTGTGGTGA